One Megachile rotundata isolate GNS110a chromosome 5, iyMegRotu1, whole genome shotgun sequence genomic region harbors:
- the c12.1 gene encoding spliceosome-associated protein CWC15: protein MTTAARPTFEPARGGQGRGEKDLSAISKQYSSRDLPSHTKLKYREHGQGTVEELRNRDFRKELEEREREREKEKSSNRRMIEAPRETSASSAKRQKIDQVPTASLDADDPLDEDDSESESDEDDTAALLAELQRIKKERAAEQAKKEMEKRQEEERIRMENILSGNPLLNYSSQSGRTDMKVRRRWDDDVVFKNCARSEPTKKHDVFINDSLRSEFHRKFMEKYVK from the exons ATGACCACGGCTGCAAGACCAACGTTTGAACCTGCCAGAGGTGGGCAAGGACGTGGTGAAAAAGATTTAAGCGCAATATCAAAACAATACAGTAGTAGAGATTTACCATCTCATACAAAACTAAAATACag agAACATGGCCAAGGAACAGTGGAAGAATTGCGAAATCGTGACTTCCGTAAGGAACTGGAGGAACGTGAACGTGAAAGAGAAAAGGAGAAAAGTTCTAATCGACGTATGATAGAAGCACCTCGAGAAACTTCTGCATCAAGTGCTAAAAGACAAAAAATTGACCAAGTACCTACAGCGAGTTTAGATGCAGATGACCCTCTCGATGAAGATGATTCAGAATCAGAAAGTGACGAAGATGATACTGCAGCTCTTTTAGCTGAGTTGCAGCGCATTAAAAAGGAAAGGGCTGCAGAACAAGCTAAAAAG GAAATGGAAAAACGACAGGAAGAGGAAAGGATAAGAATGGAAAACATTCTTTCAGGAAAtcctttattaaattattcatctCAAAGTGGACGAACAGATATGAAAGTCAGACGACGATGGGACGATGATGTTGTTTTCAAGAACTGTGCACGTTCTGAACCCACAAAAAAGCACGATGTGTTTATTAATGACTCTTTGAGAAGCGAATTTCATCGTAAATTTATGGAAAAATATGTGAAGtga